TTTCATGAAAAATCATGCTAAATTAAGCAAGTCAAAAAAACGAAAAGGGGTCATTAATTGAAACTCAAAAAAACAATTTTAACACTTTCACTTCTCGGAAGTTTATTTTTTTCTGCAACTGCTTTTGCTTCTGAAACAAGTGATAAATTAGCAACAGTAACAGCTGATGTGACACAAAGTGAAGCAAAAATAAATGATTTTAAATCACAAATCAAAGATGTACAATCCCAACTTAAAATAAATGAAGAAACACAAGCTGCTTTAGTGCAACAATTAGATAAAGAAGTTGAAAAATTAGCAGATATAAAAGAAGCCTTGATCCAAAAAGAAGCACAACAAGCAGAAGTGGCAGCCTCTTTTTTAAGTTCTTCCCTTGATTTATTAAGTGGATTACAAGGAAAAGAACAAATTGAAGTGCAAGTAACAAAATTAAAAGAAGAACAAAGTAATCAACGCATTGAAGTTGCCTCATTGCAAGGAAAATTAACACAATTAAAACAGAGCAAGCAAGAATTAACGGCCAACGCAACAAATTTAGGCCAAGAACAGGCAGCTGTTGAAAAAGCAATCGTAGTAAAAAAAGCCACAATTGAAAAACTTGCTGCAAAAGTTAAAGCAGAAGAAGAAAAAGCGGCTAAAGTAGCGCAAACAGGTTTTGCTGCACCAATAGAAGGGAGTTTAAATGTCAGCAGTCCTTTTGGCTGGCGTCAAATGCCTTTAGGTGGCGGGACAGAACATCACGATGGCATTGATTTAACCGGTTCTACTGGCCAAACAGTGATGGCAGCGCGAGATGGTGTTGTAATAGAAGCTGGTTTTGATGCTAGTTGTGGCAATCATGTGATTGTAAAACATGACAACGGCTATTACACGTATTACTTTCATTTAACAACAATTGAAGTAAGTAATGGTGCTAATGTGAGTGTCGGTCAACGAATTGGTGGTATGGGAACCACAGGAAACTCCACTGGTGTTCATTTACACTTTGGTGTTGCAACAGGTATGTGGGAGGGCTTTGTTGATCCTGCGCCTTTAATTGGTGCTGCTTAATAAAGTAAAATTAAAATACCCAACAACTCTCAGGGGAAAATTTTTTCTGAAGGTTGTTGGGTATTTTGCTAGTAAAATAGGATGTATTCATTTTGCTTTTCTTACTACCATAAACCTGGGGTGGCGGTAATAATTAATTTTTCTTTAGAAAAAGGGTGTTCGATATGCATTTCACTCGCATGCAGCATTAAACGTGGTGCTTTTATCGAACCATATAATGGGTCGCCAATAATGGGATGACCAATACTTTTTAAGTGGACCCGAATTTGATGAGTACGCCCTGTCTCTAACTGACAATAAACTTGACTTTTTTTTCCTCCGTGATGAACGGTTATGTGAGTGATAGCTGTTTGTCCATTTCGTTCATCAACAATCCGCTTACGGCGATCGTGACGATCACGACCAATTTTTTTCGTAATAGTTAAATCATGGTCTAAATTGCCGGCAACTACAGCTTGATAGCGGCGGTAAATACTTTTTTGTTCCAATAATCGACCTAAAATAGGAAGTACTAATGGATTTTTAGCAAATAATATAGCACCGCTAGTCTCTTTGTCTAAACGATGAACAACATAGGGACGCTGATTTTTAACGGCTAAGTAGGCGGCTAAATCATTTAGAAGTGTATCGATTTCTTGGGGCTGATTGGGATGTGTTTTTACACCAGTTGGTTTATTCACCACAATCAAATGCTCATCTTCATATAAAACTGAGATTTTATTTTTATTGCCTAAAGCAACTGTTTGATAGACGTAATCAGTGGGCTCAATAACTAGGGTAATGATATCGCCAGCTCGACAATGTTCATGAAACATGACAAATTCTCCGTTTTTGCGGACATTTTTTCGGGTACGTAAAAAATGACGGACTTTTCTAGGAACTAACCATTCTTTTTCTAATAGTTCACGAATCGTCATCTCTTTTTGATTTTTAGGTAGTGTTATCGCGTATTCCATCGCAGTCCTCTTTTCATATTTCTTAAACTATGCTTTATTTTAAAAGATATTTAAGAAAAATGTAACGAATTACTGCATTTTCTTTGCTAAAATGTGCTAGATTTAGTTAAATATGCTATTTTCAGTCTAAAGACGCAGGTCAGCGCGAGACTTTCCTGTTAAACTGACACAAATTAAATGAGTGGAGATTGTTATGGACGCAAAAGAAATTTGGAAAAAAATTAAAGAGGCGCTATTATCTTTTTGGCAATGGCTGAAGCCTTATTTACAGCAATTGCATCACTGGCGTAAACGGGTATGGAAAAAATATCATGTGAATAAAATTATTATCCTGTTAGGTTTGGTCGCAGTTCTAGTGACTAGCAGTTACTTATTTTACTTATCCAAACAAGTCGATGTTGACCGTCTGCAATCAGATTTGAAGAACACGACAGTCATTTATGATAAAGATGGCGATACTGCTGGGAAATTAAGTTCTGGTAAGGGGACGTATGTTGAAATTGACAAAATTTCTCCTAATATTGTTAATGCCGTAGTTTCAACAGAAGATCGTAATTTTTATCATCACCATGGATTTGATATAAAAGGGATTGCTCGGGCAGCAGTTAGAGCAGTGATTAATCGCAACACTTCCGGAGGCGGTGGGAGTACCATTACCCAACAATTAGCTAAAAATGCTTATTTAACTTTGGATCAGACTTTTAGTCGTAAAGCAAAAGAACTTTTCTTGGCGATTGAGATTGAAAAAAAGTACACCAAAGACCAAATTTTAACGATGTATTTGAACAACGCTTATTTTGGTAATGGTGTGTGGGGTGTGCAGGACGCTTCTAAGAAATACTTTGGCGTTAATGCCAGTGAACTGGAATTAAGTGAAGCGGCAACACTAGCTGGGATGTTAAAAGGACCTAACATTTATAATCCAATTGACCACCCTGATTTAGCTAATCAGCGCCGAAATGTTGTTTTAAGTGTAATGGTAGATAATGGGAAGATCACCAAAGAACAGGAAAAACAAGTTGAACAAACCAATATAGCAGATTCCTTATATGATGCGTATGATAATGAAGATAGTGGAAATAATTATCCTTACTTTATTGATGCTATCTTAGATGAGGCAGAAGCAAAATATGATATTGACGACTCTGATATTTTAACAAAGGGTTATAAAGTTTATACGACGTTGGATCAACAACAACAAATTCAGATGCAAAACGTTTATGAGAATGCCAATAATTTTCCAGCTAATGCTACTGATGGCGCTATGCCACAGTCAGGTTCAGTTTCAATGGATCCAAATACCGGCGGAATTCGAGCATTAGTGGGGAGACGAGGAGAGCATACTTTTCGAGGCTTTAACTTTGCTACTCAGATGAAGCGTTCACCTGGTTCGACGATTAAGCCAATTAGTGTCTATACACCGGCACTAGAAGCAGGATATAAACCAGATAGTATTTTAAAAGATGAAAAACTGAAATTTTATGATGTAAAAAATTATGATGGTACCTATTCCGGTGAGGTGCCGATGTATCAATCGGTGGCTTGGAGTTTGAATGCACCGGCTGTTTGGTTACTTCATGAAATTGGGATTGATAAAGGATTCAAAAAGGCACAAGAATTTGGTCTTTCACTAACAGAAAAAGACAAATATTGGGGTGGGGTTGCCTTAGGTGGTCTAGAAAAAGGAGAATCCCCAATGACTATGGCTGCAGCGTATGGTGTTTTTGCCAATGGGGGACAACTTTACACGCCACATGTTATCACTAAGATTGTAGATTCTAAAGGTACCGTTATTGTCGACAATACTAAGCCAAAAGGCAAACGTGTTATCTCAGAAGAAACAGCCAATCAGATGACAAGTATGTTATTGGGAACATTTTCAAATGGGACTGCTGCCCAAGCCAATCCTGGGTATACAATGGCAGGTAAAACAGGAACAACAGAAACGAACTTTGATTCTAGTAAAGCTAACGATCAATGGATTGTAGGCTATACGCCAAATGTGGTAATTGCGACTTGGTTAGGATTTGAACAAAGTAGCAAGGATCATTATTTATCGGGTACGAGTGGCGATGTAGTTGGTAAAATTTTTCAAGCTGAAGCGGCTAATATTTTGCCTCATGTCAAGGAGTCTGGTTTTGCCGTAGCCGACGCTTATCAAACGAATGGAAAAGTTGTCGCTGCTGATGAAGTCAATCGTGATCAAAGTAGTGAAAACGATTGGAGCAAAACGGTCGATGATTTCGCAGAAAAAGCAAAAGATGGTTTAAGTGAAATCGGTGGTAAAGTAAAAGAAGGTGCAAAACGGGTCTTTCAAGATATTTGGGGTAAACTAAATGGTAACTAATTTTTTTATGTTACAATAAAGCATATCAAATAAAAGCGAGGTTACAAATCATGGCAAATATTTATGATACAGCAAATCAATTAGAACGAGAAATTCGTGAATCGCAACAATTTGGCGACTTAAAAGCATCTTTTGATCGCTTGAAAGAAAATCAAGAAGCACATGCTTTATTTCAAGAATTCCAACAATTGCAACAAGGTTTGCATGAAAAAATGATGTCAGGTGAAGAAATTTCCGAAGAGGATGCAAAAAAAGCGCAAGAATTAGCTGAAAAAGTACAAAAGGAAGACTTAATTAATGAATTAATGCAAAAAGAACAAGCTTTTAGTGCTGTTGTCAATGACTTAAACCGCATTATCATGGGCCCTGTTCATGAATTATATAATTAAAAAATAGGATGGGGCTAGCCTCATCCTATTTTTTATGCGTGTCCTTAAATAAATTGATAACTATGCTTTAATTTTATAACGCAATAATGTTTGTAATTTTTCTGGTTGTGTTCGACGAAAATCGTTTAGGTAGATTTCTCGGTGCCAGTAATCACCCATCATCACGGTCTTAGTTAACTTGTTTTCAGCTAGAAAGTTCTCCATCTGATTAAATGTTTTGGTTTCTGTATCAAAGGTACCAGTATGGATCATTTGTAAAACTTGTCCTTCTTCATAGACTTCCCATTTCACATCGTCAAAATAAGGATTTTCTTTTTTGATTAAGGTTTTTGTCTTAATCGCATTGAAAAAGTCTTCTGTTACAAACCCGGGTTGGCGGAGCATAATTTTATATTTTAAAGCATCTTTATTTAGATTTTCGCCTTTTGATCCATCAGTGGTAGTCCAAACACCTTCCAAGGGATAAACGCGATAATCAATTGACTCGCCTAGAGCGCCTTTTTTTATGGCCATTTTAATACCATAGGCAATTGGAAAAAGTGCGCTAATCTTTTTTGTAAACAAGGAATCATTGGGATTGCCACAGCCTGTTAAAGTGATAAATTGTTGTGATGGAATTGTGATTATAGTTGGTTTTTTTGCAGTATATAGTGTTTTTTCCTGCTTGCTCCAATCAATTTTCATAATTTTCTCCTTTAAGTGATCTTGTGGAATCTCGGGGAATTAATTTTACTGGAATTTTAGTATCTCCAGGGATTTTTTCTTCTTGCAGCCAGGCCAATAACAGTTTTGCAGCATTTTGACCAATCCTACTAAAATCCTGAAAAACAGTGGTTAAAGCAGGATCAAAAAAACGTGCTGCTTGTGTATCATCAAAGCCTGAGACTGATAATTCAGCGGGGATATGCCAATTTTGTTGGCGCAGCTGTTGAATTGCGCGTAGTGCAAACAAATCATTTTCACAGACTAAGGCTGTTATTTTGTTTTCCCGTAAATAATGATTAAGGCCAGCCCCGGTTAAATAAGTATCCTCTAAATGAGTATGGAAAATTACTTTTTCTTCTGTTAAGGCCCGAAAATACCCAAAGTAGCGTTGCCGCGTTGATTGAGGATGGTTTTTATCTCCAAAATAATAGGCAATTTTTTGATGTCCTAATTGTAGTAAGTGTTTGGTCGCAAGATATCCCCCTACTTCATTGTCTGCAGTAACCGCAGCAAAAGGTAAGTCGGGGATTTTTTTATCCAAAATAATAGTAGGAAAAGACTGTAAAGCCAGAGAAATAAGTAAATCTAAATGTGCTTCTTGATTACGAGCGTAGTAAATTAATCCATCAAATTCTGTTGTTATGTCAGTTGCAGTACGATGAGTTAAAAAATCAAAATTAGTTAAGAGTACATCTATTTTTTTAGCCTGTAAAACATTCATAACTCCTTCGCTCAAAGGGGCAATGGAGAGTTCTGTGCTTTCTTCTAATGGTAAAATTAATAGAATTCGACGTGGTTGTGTCCGCTTTTCTGGAAGTTCTTTGACAAAGCTCCCGCTACCTTGAATACGTTTGATTAAACCTTCTTGTTCCAAGTCAGTTAATGCTCGCTTGGCTGTAATCCGACTGACGTGATATATGTCAGAAAGTTCTTTTTCGGTAGGTAATTTATTACCTGAAGGAAGTTTTCCAATTAGAATTTGCGCTTTTAAATCGTTTTTTATTTTTTGATAGAGCGGCTGGCTCACGTTTGCTACCTCCTATCTACTTCTATTTTTTGATATATTCAATTAGTATGATAGCATATTATTTTTTGCTCTTACAGAATTAAAAATATCTTTTGAAAGCGTAGACATGTAGTGATTATCAAAGTATAATCATTTTATAAATTGATATATCAAATTTAATATTTTTTTTAAAAGAAAATTGAGACAAGGTTCACGCTTTTTGATAATGGTAAAATACGTGCACCAATTTCAAATTAGGAGGATGTAAAATGTATTACGGTGGTATTGAAGCAGGCGGGACAAAATTTATCTGTGCTGTCAGTGATGAGCAACAAAATATTGTGGCAAAAACGAGTATTCCTACAACCACCCCGGCAGAAACTTTACAAGCCACGTTTGATTTTTTTGATCAATATGAAATCAGTGCAATGGGCATTGGATCATTTGGACCGATTGGAATTAATGAGGATAAAGATAATTATGGCTATATCTTGGCAACACCAAAACCAGGGTGGTCTGAGTTTGATTTCTTAGGTCAAATGAAAGAAAAATACGATATTCCTTTTGTCTGGACGACAGATGTCAATGCAGCAGCATATGGTGAACTAAAAAAAGGAGCAGCTCAAGGTAAAAATAGCTGTATTTACTTAACAGTAGGTACAGGAATCGGGGGCGGTGTTGTAATTGATGGTAAAATCTTCTCTGGAATCAATCATCCAGAAATGGGACATGTGCATGTAAAACGTCATCCGGATGATGAATATGAAGGAAAGTGTCCGTATCATAAGGACTGTTTAGAAGGTCTAGCAGCAGGACCAAGTCTTGAAGCAAGAACTGGCATTAAAGGTCAAGATTTACCAGAAGATCATCCAATTTGGGAAATCCAAGCGTATTATATTGCGCAAGCATTAATGAGTTATGTTTTAACATTAGCACCAGAACGAATTATTTTAGGTGGTGGTGTGATGAACCAAGATCATTTATTAATGAAAATTAGACAAAGTTTTGTGGAGCAAGTCGCCGGTTATGTGGAAACACCGCCAGTTAGTGAATATATTGTCCGTTGGGGTTTACCAAATGAAAGTGGCATCACAGGTTGTTTATTATTAGCAGAAGATGCTATAAAAACAAAATAAATAAGAAAAATAAGTCAAACAATCTTGTAGCAAGTAGTGAAGTGATACTATTTGTTACAAGGTTGTTTATTTTGATTCACATTTTGTACCATGTAAAAGCAGTAACGCAATAGATTAAAAAGAAATTTAAGCTAGTTTTACATCATTCAGCTAAACACCATTAAAAAAATGACAGCTTTTTTTTATGTACTTCTTTTAATGACAAAAGGCGAACAAGTTTTCGTATTATGGGTGACGGAACACGGGAGAAATGTTATGATATAAAGGAATTTACAGTTTTTTTACCAAATGAATTAGGGTGCTTTAAAATCTGTAAACAACTTCTTTATTTGAAATATGAAGTGAAATTATGAAATAAGGAGGGCGTTATCATGCGCTTTATCCATGTTGCTGATTTGCATTTTGACCGCACTTTTGAGGGAGTCCCAAAAGAACTTCCAGCTGATTTTTTAAAAAAGTTAAATCAAGCGAATGAAAAAACTTTAAAAAATATTATTACCAGCGCTATTAATCAAAACGTGGATTTTGTCATTTTTGCTGGAGATACCTTTCATCAAAAGAATCCATCTTTGAAAAATCAGCAGTTATTAATGCAGCAATTTCAGCGATTAGAACAGGTGGAAATCCCGGTATATTTAATTTTTGGTAATCACGATTATTATGATGAGAATCGTTACTGGTTTTCATTTCCTAAAAATGTAGTATTGTTTGAAGAAGAAAAAGTGAAAAGCTTTATTGCGACTACGCAAGCGGGGGAACGTTATGCGGTATCGGGGTTTAGCTATCGTCAGCAATATTTGCATAAATCCATGACCCAAGAATTTCCCATGCGCAATTCACAAGTTGACTATCATATTGGACTTTATCATGGGGATGTTCAAGATGCCAACTTTGCACCGTTTAACCTTAGTGAATTGAAAAGTAAAAATTATGATTATTGGGCATTGGGACACATTCATCAACCGACGCAATTAAGTGAAGAAATTATTTATCCAGGAACACCACAAGGGCATACGAAAAAAGAGCTTGATTTGGGTAATGTTCTCTTAGTGGATTTGTCAGGGGATAAAGTCAATTTAAAGGAAATTCCTGTTGCTGCAGTGCGTTGGCAAAAAAGCGTAATTTCCTTAGCCCACTGTGAGAATAATGCAACAGTCTTAAATTATTTAAAAGAACAATTGACACCGCTGGCAACAGCGCAGACGAGGTTGCTCGAAATTACATTGACAGAAACACAACACTTGGTTAATTTTGCCGATATGATTGTAAATGGTCAGCTGCAAGATTTATTAAATCAACAATGGCCTGCACAAATTTTTGTTCATAAATTGGCAGTACAAGAAACAAAAGCAAAGATTTCATTACCTGCAAGTGATTTATTAAAAAAACAATTGTTACAAGAATTTAGCCACAGCGAAATTTTTAAAGAAGTTTTAGCCGATCTTGCTACAAATAAAATTACCGCAGCTTTGTTGGAAGACGATGAATTTTGCCAAGAAGTGTTGGAACAAGTCACCGAAGAATTAGATCAGCAATTTGAATGGGGGCAAAAGTAATGCGAATTCTAAGAGCTGAAATTACCGGGTTTGGTAAATATCGTAATCAAACAATTGATTTTACGAGTGGCAATCAATTGTTTTACGGTGCAAATGAGGCGGGTAAGTCGACTTTGTATCAGTTTATTATGGCGATGTTATTTGGCTTTCCTTTAAAAAGAGGAAGAAAACGTGATTTTGAACCTTTAGATGGTACGAGTTATGGTGGGCGTTTAGTAATAACACTCCCTGTGCAAGGTGAAGTGACAATCGAACGCTTTAAACAAGTGAATCGGGGGAAAGCAAAAGTTTACTTAAGACAGCAGACTGGAGATGATACGCTTTTAAATCAATTGATTGCACCTTTAAATCGGGAATTGTTTGAAGAAGTTTTTACTTTTCAACAAGAACAATTGGCGCAAATAGAGCGCCTACAAGAAAAACCACTGCACGATGCTTTAATTTCATTGGGAATTACTGGGAGCAAAAAATTATTAGAAAAGCAACAGACCTATAACGAGAACGAACAAAAAATATTTAAAGTCAGAGGACAGCGACAGGCTTTAAACAAGGCTTTAAAAGAACGGGAAAAAATTGCCCAACAAGTTTCGCAACAAGAAACAAAGGAAGCCGCCATTACCGATCTTTTAGCCGGCAAACAAAAAGATGAATTACTGCAACAAGAATTAACAGAAAAATTAAAACAAGCGCAGCAAGAATATTTAGTCCTAAAAGAAAAAGAAAATAGCTTTCCCCAATATGAAGAGTGGCAAGTTTTACAAAAAAAATATCCCAACGATGAATTAGGAGCCCAACCTGAGAAACTACAGGAATTTTACAATCAATATAATCAGCTAAATACCCGCTTAGCAGAAGGCAAACAAGCATTGGTCGCGTTAAATGAATCTTATGGATTGACTGATCGTTACCGATTTTATCTCGAACATGAAATAGAGATTAAAAATTTGCTACAAGATCAAGTTACTGCAGTGCGTTTAACCGACGATTTTCAAGCACATCTACGCGAGCAACAGCAATTAATAGAAGCCGTGACGGTTTTAGAAGATACGTATCAGTTTAACGTGGGAGAAGATCCACAGAAAAAAGTTCGTGTAGTTAAAAATTTAGTCCAAGACTATCACAGCATTACATCAGATATTACGCAGGCGCAACAAGAAGTTCGGTGGCAAAAAGAACAACAGCCGGTACTTTCTACTACCCCTTCTTTTTTTCAACAGCAGACCGGAGCTGTTCTTCCTACCCTTATTGCTAGTTTTGTTGCAGTGATTTTTGTGATTGGTGGTATCCTCAGTACAAATGTCCGCTTTGTCTTATGGGCAATTGCCCTCATTGCAGTGGGGGTCGCCCTTTACAATTACCAGAAAAAAACGACTAAAAAGCACTCTGTGAAAACAAAAGATAAGCAGCAAGAAAGCCACAAAATGACATTTGTGGACCAATTGATGAAAAAGCAAGAACAAATTTGGCACCACCTACAAACGCAATTACCTTTGCTTAAAGACCCGGAAGATTTACCTGTTGCTTTAGTTCAATTGCAAAATGCTGCAGAAGATTATCTTGTGAAAAATAATGCCCTGATGGCAGTGGATCAACGTTTGGATCAATTAGATCAAGCGTATGGCGCTTTTTTACAACGGTTTTCATTTTTAGATAAATGGGTGCCACAAGAAGGACAAGATATTTTACAACGTTTATTATTAGTACAAAATTTTGCTGATGAGATGCAAGAAGTGAAGTTGCAGCAGGAACAACCCACAGCGGCTTTATTGATTCGTCAAAATCAACAATTGCAACAGCAACTTGATCAACTGGTGGCAGAAAATCAGAATTTGCTTAGTAGTGTAGGAATTACGCAACCTACTGAAATTCCATTATGGATTGCACAAATGCATCAAAAAGCGGGTGACTTAGCCCGAAAACAAGAACTTGCAGCAAGGCTAAAAAATTTATTTCCTAAAAAAATTACCGCTACACAATTAGCAATGAAAAGAGCAACAGTACAAAAGAAGCTAGAAGAATTACAGCTAGCTGATCGCCAAGTGAACCGTAGTATACAAAGCGCACAATTAAAAATTGAACAGATGCAAAGTGATGGAACTTTAGATGAGTTACGTCAAAGCTTAACGCAAGCAGACAGTAAGGTTTATGAACTGGCGCTCCAATGGGGAAAAAATAAACTGTTGGCAGCTTTACTAGGTGATTTAGCAACAGAACTTTCAGATAAACAGTTGCCGCAGTTGTTACAAAAGAGCAGTGAATACTTAAAAATTTTGACAAAAGACAATTATACAGCTTTGGATTTTATTGAAGGAGAATTAGTTGTCAAAACTAAAAATCAAAACTGGCAGATTTATGAACTTTCCACAGGTACTAAAGATCAAGTGATTATGGCAGTTCGCTTTGGTTATTTATCCTTGCAGGAAAGAATTTTATGTCCGTTAATCATTGATGATGGCTGGTTGCATTATGATAGTATTCGTAAAGAACAATTAGCTGTCTTGTTAAAAGAATTTTCCCAAGACTATCAAGTGATTTGTTTGTCTTCTGACGTAGAAATGGTAAGCTATTATGAGAAGTTACAACAAAAAATTGTTGTGTTAAATTAGTTTTTTGTTGCAAGTTGTGACTAGAAAAAAGAAGTAAGAGGAGATTGCCATGAAAAAATTAAAAGATTTAGCCGTGGATGAAGAATTTCAAGCTTTTTTATTAATTAAAAATGCCGATGTTCGGTTAGCTAAAAACGGTAAAAAATTTATTGCATTTACTTTTCAAGATACGTCTGGTACGATTGACGGCAAGTTTTGGGATGCTTCTGAAGAAGAAATTAATAAATTTGCAGCAGGCAAAGTGGTTGCCTTACAAGGAAAACGTGAATTGTATAACGGTAATCCACAAGTGAAAATTGTTCATCTGCGATTAGCGCGTGCTGATGAACCTAGTGAACCCACGCAATATATGGAAAGAGCACCGCTTAAAAAAGAAGAGATGGAAGAAGAAATCAATCAAACTTTATTTGAAATTATCAATCCTCATTGGAATCGGATTGTTCGCTTTTTATTAAATAAATATCAAAAAGAATTTTTTGACTATCCTGCAGCTAAACGCAATCATCATGCTTTTGCTGGTGGTTTAGCCTATCACACAGTTTCAATGCTGCGTTTAGCCAAAGCAATCGTCAAAGAATATCCGGAATTAAATCCATCGTTGTTATATGCGGGAGTTATTTTACACGATTTAGGGAAAGTCGTGGAATTATCTGGGCCTATGTCAACGGAATACACTTTAGTGGGAAATTTGGTTGGTCATTTGGTGTTGGTAGATGAAGAAATTACAAAAGCTTGTATAGCTTTAAAATTTGATGAAAACGAAGAAGATATTGTCGTTTTACGTCACATGGTTTTAGCACACCACGGTTTGTTGGAATATGGCTCGCCTGTTCGACCACGTATTATGGAGGCTGAAATCTTACATCAAATTGACAATTTAGATGCTTCGATGCAAATGATGCTAACTTCTTTGCGCCAAACACAACCGGGAAATTATTCGGATCGTATTTTTGGAATGGATAATCGTAGTTTCTATTTGCCTAAAGATGTATAGCAACACATACTAAAAATAATAAAGTTTCATTTATACCACAATATTTATGAGAGAAATTGTTTGGTACAAATGAAGCTTTTTATTTATGCAAAAATAATGATTTTTCTTCTTTTTCGGCTATCAAAATGTGAGGTTTTTGAAAGTGAAGGTTAAATCTTCTGGAATTTAGTCATTTTTCTTAAAGTTTTTATAAACTAATTGATATTTTTATTGAATTTCAGTAAATAAAAATCTCCTATGTTATCTTTTTTTGTAGAGAATTTTCAAAGGAGATTACAGCTGTGGAAAAGATGAACGGTCTAAGCTTAGCTGAGGTGCAGTTACGAAAAGAACAAGGATTACAAAATAATTTTATTGAAAACGCGGCCAAATCAACACGGGCCATCTTTTACGATAATTTAGTTACATTATTTAATTTTTTAAATTTATTGATTGGGATTTGTCTTTTTTTAGTAGGCGCTTATAGCAATATGTTTTATCTGATTATTATTTTAGTCAATATCATAATTGGGATTTATCAAGAGATTCATGCCCGTAATTTAGTCCAAAAGCTTTCAATTGTGAATAAAAAGCAGGTGAGCGTTTTTCGCGATGGGATTGAAATAAAGGTAGCTACTTCAGAGTTGGTCATAGAGGATTTGGTCAAAATAACTGCAGGAGAGCAAGTTCCTTCTGATGTAAAAGTTATATGTGGCTTTGCTGAAGTTAATGAAGCAATGTTGACAGGAGAAGCCGATTTAATTGCTAAACAGGCTGGGGAAACCTTATTGTCGGGAAGTTTTTTAGTTAGTGGAGAAGTATTCGCACGAGTTATCCATGTGGGAAAAGATAATTATGCCGTAAAATTAACCAATGAAGCGAAAATGCATAAACCGCTTAACTCAGAATTAATTCGGGCAATTCGTCAGGTAACAAAGTTTACTAGTTTTGTCATTATTCCTTTTGGTCTACTCCTGTTTTTAGAAGCTTATATTTGGCGTGCAAGCGGAATGAAAGAAGCAGTGGTGGTTTCTGTTGCAGCTGTTTTGGGAATGTTGCCTAAAG
The genomic region above belongs to Enterococcus saigonensis and contains:
- a CDS encoding GntR family transcriptional regulator, with amino-acid sequence MSQPLYQKIKNDLKAQILIGKLPSGNKLPTEKELSDIYHVSRITAKRALTDLEQEGLIKRIQGSGSFVKELPEKRTQPRRILLILPLEESTELSIAPLSEGVMNVLQAKKIDVLLTNFDFLTHRTATDITTEFDGLIYYARNQEAHLDLLISLALQSFPTIILDKKIPDLPFAAVTADNEVGGYLATKHLLQLGHQKIAYYFGDKNHPQSTRQRYFGYFRALTEEKVIFHTHLEDTYLTGAGLNHYLRENKITALVCENDLFALRAIQQLRQQNWHIPAELSVSGFDDTQAARFFDPALTTVFQDFSRIGQNAAKLLLAWLQEEKIPGDTKIPVKLIPRDSTRSLKGENYEN
- a CDS encoding ROK family protein, which produces MYYGGIEAGGTKFICAVSDEQQNIVAKTSIPTTTPAETLQATFDFFDQYEISAMGIGSFGPIGINEDKDNYGYILATPKPGWSEFDFLGQMKEKYDIPFVWTTDVNAAAYGELKKGAAQGKNSCIYLTVGTGIGGGVVIDGKIFSGINHPEMGHVHVKRHPDDEYEGKCPYHKDCLEGLAAGPSLEARTGIKGQDLPEDHPIWEIQAYYIAQALMSYVLTLAPERIILGGGVMNQDHLLMKIRQSFVEQVAGYVETPPVSEYIVRWGLPNESGITGCLLLAEDAIKTK
- a CDS encoding metallophosphoesterase family protein, translating into MRFIHVADLHFDRTFEGVPKELPADFLKKLNQANEKTLKNIITSAINQNVDFVIFAGDTFHQKNPSLKNQQLLMQQFQRLEQVEIPVYLIFGNHDYYDENRYWFSFPKNVVLFEEEKVKSFIATTQAGERYAVSGFSYRQQYLHKSMTQEFPMRNSQVDYHIGLYHGDVQDANFAPFNLSELKSKNYDYWALGHIHQPTQLSEEIIYPGTPQGHTKKELDLGNVLLVDLSGDKVNLKEIPVAAVRWQKSVISLAHCENNATVLNYLKEQLTPLATAQTRLLEITLTETQHLVNFADMIVNGQLQDLLNQQWPAQIFVHKLAVQETKAKISLPASDLLKKQLLQEFSHSEIFKEVLADLATNKITAALLEDDEFCQEVLEQVTEELDQQFEWGQK
- a CDS encoding AAA family ATPase translates to MRILRAEITGFGKYRNQTIDFTSGNQLFYGANEAGKSTLYQFIMAMLFGFPLKRGRKRDFEPLDGTSYGGRLVITLPVQGEVTIERFKQVNRGKAKVYLRQQTGDDTLLNQLIAPLNRELFEEVFTFQQEQLAQIERLQEKPLHDALISLGITGSKKLLEKQQTYNENEQKIFKVRGQRQALNKALKEREKIAQQVSQQETKEAAITDLLAGKQKDELLQQELTEKLKQAQQEYLVLKEKENSFPQYEEWQVLQKKYPNDELGAQPEKLQEFYNQYNQLNTRLAEGKQALVALNESYGLTDRYRFYLEHEIEIKNLLQDQVTAVRLTDDFQAHLREQQQLIEAVTVLEDTYQFNVGEDPQKKVRVVKNLVQDYHSITSDITQAQQEVRWQKEQQPVLSTTPSFFQQQTGAVLPTLIASFVAVIFVIGGILSTNVRFVLWAIALIAVGVALYNYQKKTTKKHSVKTKDKQQESHKMTFVDQLMKKQEQIWHHLQTQLPLLKDPEDLPVALVQLQNAAEDYLVKNNALMAVDQRLDQLDQAYGAFLQRFSFLDKWVPQEGQDILQRLLLVQNFADEMQEVKLQQEQPTAALLIRQNQQLQQQLDQLVAENQNLLSSVGITQPTEIPLWIAQMHQKAGDLARKQELAARLKNLFPKKITATQLAMKRATVQKKLEELQLADRQVNRSIQSAQLKIEQMQSDGTLDELRQSLTQADSKVYELALQWGKNKLLAALLGDLATELSDKQLPQLLQKSSEYLKILTKDNYTALDFIEGELVVKTKNQNWQIYELSTGTKDQVIMAVRFGYLSLQERILCPLIIDDGWLHYDSIRKEQLAVLLKEFSQDYQVICLSSDVEMVSYYEKLQQKIVVLN